In Archangium violaceum, the following are encoded in one genomic region:
- a CDS encoding CapA family protein, whose amino-acid sequence MRSRSLLLSVLALSALGGCATARGPSVAESESASRSQPTDSGSASSAAPAPEAPAAPAAPAAPAAPAASAAPEAPAAPAAQAQDPHPNPLPGGEGADALYARGVEALKVKDANAAIDSFSACTRAAPSRIDCHWELGWAYSLVNRWSDALSEWTQVQKLDPNHPDLEDALTQARGQSSLQQKLASVDSGKPAPRPAPPKNARLRIRAVGDVMLGSSFPEGLLPPDDGVASLATVAPLLRDADLTFINLEGPLCDNGETKKCRKGGNCYAFRSPTRYGKYLQDAGVDLASTANNHSGDFGELCRRETEATLDALGIRWSGPAGTVATVERNGLRIGMIAFHTSANCNYVNDTPSAAALVRSVKQNHDLVLVSFHGGAEGSKALNIPRGPEMFFGENRGNLRVFTHAVIDAGADLVLGHGPHVVRAMEFYKDRLIVYSMGNFATYGTFNLKGPQGLGMVVDVELDSQGRFRSGRILPTRQEGRGIPQPDPSGEVIPLVRRLTSEDFPDTGAIVGTDGVITPRKAIATGAE is encoded by the coding sequence ATGCGCTCCCGCTCCCTTCTGCTCTCCGTGCTCGCGCTCTCCGCCCTCGGCGGTTGCGCGACCGCTCGCGGTCCCTCCGTGGCCGAGTCCGAGTCCGCTTCCCGCTCCCAGCCCACCGATTCGGGTTCCGCGAGCAGTGCCGCTCCCGCTCCCGAGGCGCCTGCTGCTCCCGCGGCCCCGGCTGCTCCCGCGGCTCCTGCTGCTTCGGCCGCTCCCGAGGCACCCGCCGCTCCCGCCGCTCAGGCCCAAGACCCTCACCCCAACCCTCTCCCAGGGGGAGAGGGAGCTGACGCGCTCTACGCCCGGGGCGTCGAGGCCCTCAAGGTCAAGGACGCCAACGCCGCCATCGACTCCTTCTCCGCCTGCACCCGCGCCGCTCCCTCCCGCATCGACTGCCATTGGGAGCTCGGCTGGGCCTACTCGCTCGTCAACCGCTGGTCCGACGCCCTCTCCGAGTGGACCCAGGTGCAGAAGCTCGACCCCAACCATCCCGACCTCGAGGACGCCCTCACCCAGGCCCGCGGTCAGTCCTCCCTCCAGCAGAAGCTCGCCTCCGTCGACTCGGGCAAGCCCGCTCCCCGCCCCGCTCCTCCCAAGAACGCCCGCCTGCGCATCCGCGCCGTCGGCGACGTGATGCTCGGCTCCTCCTTCCCCGAGGGGCTCCTTCCCCCAGACGATGGTGTCGCCAGCCTCGCCACCGTCGCCCCCCTCCTGCGCGACGCGGACCTCACCTTCATCAACCTCGAGGGCCCCCTCTGCGACAACGGCGAGACCAAGAAGTGCCGCAAGGGCGGCAACTGCTACGCCTTCCGCTCCCCTACCCGCTACGGCAAGTACCTCCAGGACGCCGGTGTCGACCTGGCCTCCACCGCCAACAACCACTCCGGTGACTTCGGCGAGCTGTGCCGCCGCGAGACCGAGGCCACCCTCGATGCCCTCGGCATCCGCTGGAGCGGCCCCGCCGGCACCGTCGCCACCGTCGAGCGCAATGGTCTGCGCATCGGCATGATTGCCTTCCACACCTCCGCCAACTGCAACTACGTCAACGACACCCCCAGCGCCGCCGCCCTCGTGCGCTCGGTGAAGCAGAACCACGACCTCGTTCTCGTCTCCTTCCACGGCGGCGCCGAGGGCTCCAAGGCCCTCAACATCCCCCGTGGCCCCGAGATGTTCTTTGGCGAGAACCGCGGCAACCTGCGCGTCTTCACCCACGCCGTCATCGACGCTGGCGCCGACCTGGTGCTCGGCCACGGGCCCCACGTCGTGCGCGCCATGGAGTTCTACAAGGACAGGCTCATCGTCTACTCCATGGGCAACTTCGCCACCTACGGCACCTTCAACCTCAAGGGTCCCCAGGGACTCGGCATGGTCGTGGACGTGGAGCTCGACTCCCAGGGCCGCTTCCGCTCCGGCCGCATCCTCCCCACCCGCCAGGAGGGCCGCGGCATCCCCCAGCCTGATCCCTCCGGCGAGGTCATCCCCCTCGTGCGCCGCCTCACCTCCGAGGATTTTCCCGACACCGGCGCCATCGTGGGCACGGACGGCGTCATCACTCCTCGCAAGGCGATCGCCACCGGCGCGGAGTAG
- a CDS encoding imm11 family protein: MSKRYFRLNEDMSSPERWVLHDTLDAQGKKVGARLYLNEAPTRFDGRLRVPILHPGSPLDFSLADAGDFPVVTERVASTLAELAPGDVQLYPAEVDSRPEPYFLVNVARMVRCIDEAASEEVRYGEPEDNLPDKIGYYLSVYGMRIDPSKVGDARIFRPWGYPAALLVAEDVKDALERTGATGLKFTEVTGPSPISDEERAYKQRCRELLEPPPAARRAAWKSLGVLDELAVAPRAICYEWPGHRQDWAIIHREAGRILLVSEGLSDPFITKLEPSVGFGLELALETEGTELPLDAIEGSWPYNLLERVSKEVVAHEHVREGAQTGLLALEVGVMGMPASLVTTEGRVGVLLGLESRTLPRHFPTPFGDVRLVTVKALLPAELEYVLMRGAEGAAELARRFAESGEEHVSRANRRAAV; encoded by the coding sequence ATGTCGAAGAGGTACTTCAGGCTGAACGAGGACATGAGCAGCCCGGAGCGTTGGGTGCTACACGACACCCTGGACGCCCAGGGAAAGAAGGTGGGAGCGCGGCTGTACCTGAATGAGGCGCCCACTCGTTTCGATGGTCGCCTCCGGGTTCCCATCCTCCATCCCGGCAGCCCGCTGGATTTTTCCTTGGCGGACGCCGGGGATTTCCCCGTTGTCACCGAAAGGGTCGCCAGCACCCTCGCCGAACTGGCTCCTGGCGACGTGCAACTCTACCCCGCCGAGGTGGACTCGCGGCCCGAGCCCTACTTCCTCGTCAATGTCGCGCGGATGGTGAGGTGCATTGATGAGGCAGCCTCGGAGGAGGTGCGCTACGGGGAACCGGAAGACAACTTGCCCGACAAGATTGGATATTATCTGTCCGTTTACGGCATGCGGATCGACCCGTCCAAAGTGGGTGATGCCAGGATCTTCCGGCCCTGGGGCTATCCAGCCGCCCTTCTCGTTGCCGAGGATGTGAAGGACGCCCTTGAGCGCACCGGCGCCACGGGACTGAAGTTCACGGAAGTCACCGGACCCAGCCCAATCAGCGACGAGGAGCGCGCCTACAAGCAGCGGTGCCGTGAGCTTCTGGAGCCCCCACCGGCCGCCAGACGGGCAGCGTGGAAGTCGCTCGGCGTGCTGGACGAACTGGCCGTTGCTCCCAGGGCCATCTGCTATGAATGGCCGGGACACCGCCAGGATTGGGCCATCATCCATCGGGAGGCAGGGCGTATTCTCCTCGTCTCCGAAGGCCTCTCGGACCCGTTCATCACCAAGCTGGAGCCCTCGGTCGGCTTTGGTCTGGAGCTCGCCCTGGAGACTGAGGGGACGGAGCTTCCTCTCGATGCCATTGAGGGGAGCTGGCCCTACAACCTATTGGAGCGAGTCTCCAAGGAGGTGGTGGCCCACGAGCACGTGCGGGAGGGGGCCCAAACGGGCCTTCTCGCGCTGGAGGTGGGGGTGATGGGCATGCCCGCGTCCCTTGTCACCACTGAGGGTCGCGTGGGCGTGCTGCTCGGCTTGGAGTCGCGCACACTGCCGAGGCACTTTCCAACGCCGTTCGGTGACGTGCGGCTCGTCACCGTCAAGGCCCTGCTGCCCGCGGAACTGGAGTACGTGTTGATGCGTGGCGCGGAGGGCGCGGCCGAGCTCGCACGGCGCTTCGCGGAAAGCGGGGAGGAGCACGTATCGCGCGCCAACAGGCGAGCAGCCGTGTAG
- a CDS encoding pentapeptide repeat-containing protein has protein sequence MLYNKVFYENREIENERLELTDKGSLYFLGSGLTLRNCTVIVKVSGRNLFIDGVRFIDCTFEVKQELKNHQQWIRASLKRCRFKGRLSGCDFGHWPEYGSEPEYKLGAIEDCDFTEARLDGCRFMGCDPSTLRFPRWPCFTILDPLSRAAELRSVPWPGSFGSVVIEYLHERPRATRAVTYYAPAIAKRHETTLEELEAVVEKFDCIVY, from the coding sequence ATGCTCTACAACAAGGTCTTCTACGAGAACCGGGAAATCGAAAACGAGCGACTGGAATTGACCGACAAGGGCTCGCTCTATTTCCTTGGCTCCGGACTGACGCTGCGTAACTGCACGGTCATCGTGAAGGTCTCCGGCAGAAACCTGTTCATCGATGGAGTCCGGTTCATCGACTGCACCTTCGAGGTGAAGCAGGAGTTGAAGAACCATCAACAATGGATACGAGCTTCTCTGAAGAGGTGCCGGTTCAAAGGGCGTCTGTCGGGGTGTGACTTCGGGCACTGGCCCGAGTACGGGAGTGAACCGGAGTATAAGCTCGGCGCCATCGAGGACTGTGATTTCACCGAGGCCAGGCTGGACGGGTGTCGTTTCATGGGCTGTGACCCCAGCACCCTGCGGTTTCCCAGGTGGCCCTGCTTCACCATCCTGGACCCCCTCAGCCGAGCCGCTGAGCTACGCAGCGTCCCGTGGCCCGGGAGTTTCGGTTCCGTCGTCATCGAGTATCTGCACGAACGGCCACGGGCCACCAGGGCCGTGACGTACTACGCCCCCGCCATCGCCAAGCGGCACGAGACCACTCTGGAAGAGCTCGAGGCCGTGGTCGAGAAGTTCGATTGCATCGTGTACTGA
- a CDS encoding pentapeptide repeat-containing protein, producing MDRFGNVLFENKDIENERLELTDKEAHYFLGPNLAMKNCTLVLKVSARRLFFDGARFINCTLEVKQELKNHQQWVFASLTGCRFKGRLSGCDFGHWPDYSERAGHGSIENCDFSEARLAGCRFHGCDINTLRFPKWPCFTFLDPIGRAPELRSVKWPGSFGDIVVDNLHTHPASTKALTYYAPSAAERFETTPEELRAVIEKFDCILF from the coding sequence ATGGACCGGTTCGGTAACGTCCTCTTCGAGAACAAGGACATCGAAAACGAGCGGCTGGAGTTGACGGATAAGGAAGCGCACTACTTCCTGGGCCCCAACCTGGCGATGAAGAACTGCACCCTGGTGCTGAAGGTGTCCGCCCGGCGTCTGTTCTTCGATGGCGCGCGTTTCATCAACTGCACCCTCGAGGTGAAGCAGGAACTGAAGAACCACCAGCAGTGGGTGTTCGCCTCCTTGACGGGGTGCCGGTTCAAGGGGCGCCTGTCAGGCTGCGACTTCGGGCACTGGCCTGACTACTCGGAGAGGGCGGGGCACGGCTCCATCGAAAACTGCGACTTCTCCGAGGCTCGGCTGGCTGGGTGTCGGTTTCACGGCTGCGACATCAACACCCTGCGCTTCCCCAAGTGGCCCTGCTTCACCTTCCTGGACCCCATTGGCCGAGCTCCCGAGCTACGCAGCGTCAAATGGCCGGGGAGCTTTGGCGATATCGTCGTGGACAACCTGCATACCCACCCGGCGTCTACCAAGGCCTTGACCTATTACGCTCCCTCCGCCGCCGAGCGCTTCGAGACCACCCCCGAGGAGCTCCGAGCCGTCATCGAGAAGTTCGACTGCATCCTCTTCTGA
- a CDS encoding DUF2381 family protein — protein MLLLSPGAFLALVLLAGAAEAAEPPLHPHCAAKPRIDLVADSMEQAPEVCVSPDEPTTLVFDSHLAPRAVEFQPEGRLADWAQGQEDRSVLVIPKENYLPGERIKVTVRFADGAAPASASFWLVGHAARGARRVEVFRQPHPADALKKEATEAQAEARQCQEDKARLLVERKEPGGLMGAAWLERRGAVVSKDIWLDLNHHPANALWTERARSYSHEGRLAVRLGLSNPGTESWRAEGAVLKDTTGAEIALSVWQELAVDSGTTGLVVVGAEKPADQLSCPCTLKLWEEQGPRTVTVGNVTFPVSQKAGP, from the coding sequence GTGCTGCTTCTGTCTCCCGGCGCTTTCCTGGCGCTGGTTCTCCTCGCTGGCGCGGCAGAGGCCGCCGAGCCCCCCCTCCATCCGCACTGCGCCGCGAAGCCCCGCATTGACTTGGTGGCGGACTCCATGGAGCAGGCACCCGAAGTGTGCGTCAGCCCGGACGAGCCGACGACATTGGTCTTTGACTCCCACCTGGCGCCGAGAGCAGTGGAGTTTCAGCCAGAAGGCCGCTTGGCGGATTGGGCCCAGGGCCAGGAGGATCGGAGTGTCCTTGTCATTCCCAAGGAAAACTACCTTCCAGGGGAACGGATAAAGGTCACAGTGCGATTCGCGGATGGTGCAGCCCCGGCAAGTGCGAGCTTCTGGCTGGTGGGCCACGCGGCGAGGGGGGCAAGGCGCGTGGAGGTATTCCGCCAGCCGCACCCTGCGGACGCGCTCAAGAAAGAGGCAACCGAGGCACAGGCCGAAGCGCGCCAGTGTCAGGAGGACAAGGCGCGGCTTCTGGTCGAGCGCAAAGAGCCGGGCGGACTCATGGGAGCCGCGTGGTTGGAGCGTCGAGGCGCCGTTGTGTCAAAAGACATCTGGCTGGACTTGAATCACCACCCGGCAAACGCTCTCTGGACAGAAAGGGCCCGGAGCTACAGCCATGAGGGAAGACTGGCGGTAAGGCTTGGACTCAGCAACCCTGGCACCGAGTCCTGGAGAGCGGAGGGCGCCGTGTTGAAGGACACGACGGGCGCGGAGATAGCGCTTTCGGTGTGGCAGGAGTTGGCCGTTGATTCCGGCACGACTGGCCTTGTCGTGGTGGGCGCTGAGAAGCCAGCGGATCAGCTCAGCTGTCCCTGCACCCTCAAGCTGTGGGAAGAACAGGGGCCCCGTACCGTCACCGTCGGGAACGTCACGTTCCCGGTGAGCCAGAAGGCGGGACCATGA
- a CDS encoding serine/threonine protein kinase, which translates to MYKAERGERLFAIKFLADLELTGWNRREITLMLRLQLPNVVGFRACERWPHPDLGYPYIVMDYVPGLTMDQWAQSINPTARVGVHTFLKVARAMREVHRLEVLHRDLKETNIMIRADDGEPVVIDFGFGAMKGVPTETKPGRVPPGTPEYRSPEMIKFLRGETEEITYTYTLSDELWAMGVLLYWLLTDEMPFGDRMEQGLHDRISQNTPRAPHDLNPRVPEAASRLCMRMLAKDPRERFKGDDELCAALEAVLAEAEGDASWDVPLMEPPEASGESDGKPEEEQQWMAHEPRRGWWPEEEPPAREETAAPPAEPTVAIPPAPAVPAETNASRETKTAEGTQCPEAPAVPAVADGAGPGRDQDVRPLRVERVERLSLALVVGLTVAVALVVGSLSASGPEPDATPASVADGTTSPPDASAQGEVTTQAISFREVARPGNLAESESDAAPDRAQPPAPLPTAMSRKKDSRPKPEEKLTPQSPNKARRCIPIPQKVCTAAGVCTIILTGCSGAQVRPTPEPVECPAGWRETHARFDIGGHSGDVVLQGYEGRNTERATVHEGPANVVVSGFGIGDLPGGTLLSGTMQLGENRFYGTFTQARIPGGGTYPVCVVIARDAPGAWPDGSTCPVGLGECPTPESRPGNMKSATRFPVFGKSR; encoded by the coding sequence GTGTACAAGGCCGAGCGGGGCGAGCGACTCTTCGCCATCAAGTTCCTGGCGGACCTGGAGCTGACGGGCTGGAACCGGCGGGAGATCACGCTGATGCTCCGCCTGCAGCTGCCGAACGTGGTGGGCTTTCGCGCGTGCGAGAGGTGGCCCCACCCGGACCTGGGCTACCCCTACATCGTCATGGACTACGTCCCCGGGCTGACGATGGACCAGTGGGCGCAGAGCATCAACCCCACGGCCCGGGTGGGGGTGCACACGTTCCTGAAGGTCGCGCGAGCCATGCGGGAGGTGCACCGGCTCGAAGTGCTGCACCGGGACCTGAAGGAAACGAACATCATGATCCGCGCCGACGACGGCGAGCCGGTGGTGATCGATTTCGGATTCGGGGCGATGAAGGGAGTGCCCACGGAGACGAAGCCGGGCCGTGTGCCGCCCGGGACACCCGAGTATCGCAGCCCCGAGATGATCAAATTCCTGAGGGGCGAGACAGAAGAAATCACATACACATACACGCTCTCCGACGAGTTGTGGGCGATGGGGGTGCTGCTGTACTGGCTGCTGACGGATGAAATGCCCTTCGGCGACCGGATGGAGCAGGGGCTGCACGACCGGATATCGCAGAATACGCCCAGGGCGCCCCACGACCTGAACCCGCGCGTCCCCGAGGCGGCGAGCCGGCTGTGTATGCGCATGCTGGCGAAGGACCCGCGCGAGCGCTTCAAGGGGGATGACGAGCTGTGCGCGGCACTGGAAGCGGTGCTGGCCGAGGCCGAGGGGGACGCGAGCTGGGACGTGCCGTTGATGGAGCCCCCGGAGGCGAGCGGGGAGTCCGACGGGAAACCGGAGGAGGAACAGCAGTGGATGGCCCACGAGCCCCGGCGCGGCTGGTGGCCGGAGGAAGAGCCGCCGGCGCGGGAAGAGACAGCCGCACCACCCGCGGAGCCAACCGTGGCCATTCCCCCCGCGCCCGCCGTGCCGGCGGAAACGAACGCCTCGCGAGAGACAAAAACAGCCGAGGGAACGCAGTGCCCGGAGGCGCCCGCCGTGCCGGCGGTGGCTGACGGAGCAGGGCCAGGGCGGGACCAGGACGTACGCCCCTTGCGGGTGGAAAGGGTCGAGCGGCTTTCCCTGGCGCTGGTGGTGGGGCTCACGGTGGCGGTGGCGCTGGTGGTGGGTTCGCTGAGCGCGTCGGGGCCCGAGCCGGATGCCACGCCCGCCTCCGTGGCGGACGGGACCACCTCCCCACCTGACGCATCCGCCCAGGGGGAGGTGACGACTCAGGCCATATCTTTCCGTGAAGTGGCGCGACCGGGAAACCTTGCCGAATCTGAATCAGACGCGGCGCCCGACAGGGCCCAACCCCCCGCGCCTCTTCCTACCGCCATGTCTCGAAAGAAAGATTCCCGCCCGAAGCCCGAAGAGAAGCTCACGCCCCAGTCGCCGAACAAGGCCCGGCGCTGTATTCCCATTCCCCAGAAGGTATGCACGGCGGCCGGTGTCTGCACCATCATTCTCACGGGCTGCTCTGGTGCCCAGGTGCGTCCCACTCCCGAGCCTGTCGAATGCCCGGCGGGTTGGCGCGAGACGCACGCCCGGTTTGACATTGGCGGGCATAGCGGAGACGTCGTGCTGCAAGGGTATGAGGGGAGGAACACGGAGAGGGCAACCGTGCATGAAGGCCCTGCCAACGTCGTGGTGTCAGGATTTGGAATTGGCGATCTGCCTGGGGGCACCTTGCTTTCTGGGACGATGCAGCTTGGGGAGAACCGTTTCTACGGCACCTTCACCCAGGCGCGGATTCCAGGCGGTGGGACCTACCCCGTTTGTGTGGTCATTGCTCGAGACGCTCCGGGAGCCTGGCCTGATGGCTCGACTTGCCCCGTAGGACTGGGTGAGTGCCCCACACCTGAAAGCAGGCCGGGCAACATGAAAAGTGCTACGCGCTTTCCCGTCTTCGGAAAGAGCAGGTAA
- a CDS encoding MFS transporter, with protein sequence MRALHLSRFSSLRAFGHRDFVHVWSGALVSNIGTWMELIALGVFVTTVTGRAEATGGIAALTYIPAVVLSPVGGALADRFDRRAYVALGTLVQALLAAILTVLAFTGRLTVPAVAVISFFNGCASTLIGPAFSALISEVVPPEDLHSAFSLNSAQYNLGRIIGPMLAALVLATGGPAWALLCNTFSFLAVLVALWRVRSSGREAPRAREELWPGIVRGIRVARQDSGIFLVMMGTLALSVLVAPFIGLVPVYAIRVLNQGEVATSLLVTAQGVGAVCAAVMLGPLVAWIGRKRLMEWTVLLIGPMAALFWMAPTLHSAALAMVGLGALYMATLTGFNTTCQLRVPRELQARISSLYGMMLGVGYAVGVWLQGALADRVGVRFVTASCALLFLALVLTLRLLRPRAFDATETPRQLVPAGAPSPSVQLEGPGDF encoded by the coding sequence GTGCGAGCCCTCCACCTGTCTCGTTTCTCTTCGCTCCGCGCTTTCGGGCACCGGGATTTCGTCCACGTCTGGTCCGGCGCGCTCGTGTCCAACATCGGCACCTGGATGGAGCTGATCGCCCTGGGCGTGTTCGTCACCACCGTGACGGGCCGCGCCGAGGCCACCGGTGGCATCGCCGCCCTCACCTACATCCCCGCCGTGGTGCTCTCTCCCGTGGGCGGCGCGCTCGCCGATCGCTTCGATCGGCGCGCCTACGTCGCCCTGGGCACCCTCGTGCAGGCGCTGCTGGCCGCCATCCTCACGGTGCTCGCCTTCACCGGCCGCCTCACCGTGCCCGCCGTGGCCGTCATCTCCTTCTTCAACGGCTGCGCCAGCACCCTCATCGGCCCCGCTTTCTCCGCCCTCATCTCCGAGGTCGTCCCTCCCGAGGACCTCCACAGCGCCTTCAGCCTCAACTCGGCCCAGTACAACCTGGGGCGCATCATCGGCCCCATGCTCGCCGCCCTGGTGCTCGCCACCGGCGGCCCCGCCTGGGCCCTGCTGTGCAACACCTTCTCCTTCCTCGCGGTGCTCGTCGCCCTGTGGCGCGTGCGTTCCTCCGGCCGCGAGGCCCCCCGCGCGCGCGAGGAGCTGTGGCCCGGCATCGTGCGCGGCATCCGCGTGGCCCGGCAGGACAGCGGCATCTTCCTGGTGATGATGGGGACGCTGGCGCTCTCCGTGCTGGTGGCCCCCTTCATCGGCCTGGTGCCCGTGTACGCCATTCGCGTCCTCAACCAGGGCGAGGTCGCCACTTCGCTGCTCGTCACCGCCCAGGGCGTGGGCGCGGTGTGCGCCGCGGTGATGCTCGGACCGCTGGTGGCGTGGATCGGCCGCAAGCGGTTGATGGAGTGGACCGTGCTGCTCATCGGCCCCATGGCGGCGCTGTTCTGGATGGCGCCCACCCTGCACTCGGCGGCGCTGGCCATGGTCGGCCTGGGCGCGCTCTACATGGCCACGCTCACCGGCTTCAACACCACCTGCCAGCTGCGCGTGCCTCGCGAGCTCCAGGCCCGCATCAGCAGCCTCTACGGCATGATGCTCGGCGTGGGGTACGCGGTGGGGGTATGGTTGCAGGGGGCGCTGGCGGACCGCGTGGGCGTGCGCTTCGTCACCGCCAGCTGCGCGCTGCTCTTCCTCGCGCTCGTGCTCACGCTGCGCCTGCTGCGCCCGCGTGCCTTCGACGCCACGGAGACTCCCAGGCAGCTCGTCCCCGCGGGCGCTCCGAGCCCCTCCGTCCAGCTCGAGGGGCCCGGGGACTTCTAG
- a CDS encoding acyl-CoA thioesterase produces the protein MSANTIESPFVTATTWSSLGEGRYRGDIRPEWFQGRGAYGGMLGGSLLRSMMRELNDPARAPRSLTVHFCAPVSEGEALLAVRVERAGRQVTHLSARLEQAGQVACLASATFAISRETPLVYDEARPPRVPPPSDVTPVPSEVLPTFGAQFDFRWCVGAAPYSGAAEARSGGWIRPCVPTPLDAPLVVGLLDAYPPAALSRVNGFCNGATMDYTAHFYAPLPLAQAAPDAFYLRTGHSRHASEGYADDLAELWSESGQLLAQLRQMAAVFPATR, from the coding sequence ATGTCCGCGAACACCATCGAATCCCCCTTCGTCACCGCCACCACCTGGAGCTCGCTGGGAGAGGGGCGCTACCGCGGTGACATCCGCCCCGAGTGGTTCCAGGGGCGCGGCGCCTACGGCGGAATGCTCGGAGGCTCCCTGCTGCGCTCGATGATGCGCGAGCTGAACGACCCGGCCCGCGCGCCGCGCTCGCTCACCGTGCACTTCTGCGCTCCCGTGTCCGAGGGCGAGGCCCTGCTGGCGGTACGCGTCGAGCGCGCCGGCCGTCAGGTGACTCACCTGTCCGCGCGCCTGGAGCAGGCCGGTCAGGTGGCCTGCCTCGCGAGCGCCACCTTCGCCATCTCGCGCGAGACGCCCCTCGTCTATGACGAGGCGCGCCCGCCCCGGGTGCCTCCTCCTTCCGACGTGACCCCCGTCCCGAGCGAGGTGCTCCCCACCTTCGGCGCCCAGTTCGATTTCCGCTGGTGCGTGGGAGCCGCGCCCTACTCGGGTGCCGCCGAGGCCCGCTCCGGTGGGTGGATCCGCCCGTGCGTCCCGACGCCGCTCGATGCGCCCCTCGTGGTGGGCTTGCTGGACGCATACCCGCCCGCCGCGCTCTCGCGGGTGAATGGCTTCTGCAACGGCGCCACCATGGACTACACCGCGCACTTCTACGCGCCGCTGCCGCTCGCCCAGGCCGCTCCGGATGCCTTCTACCTGCGCACCGGCCACTCCCGTCACGCCTCCGAGGGCTACGCGGATGATTTAGCGGAATTGTGGAGTGAGAGCGGTCAATTGCTCGCACAGCTGCGCCAGATGGCGGCGGTGTTCCCGGCGACGCGTTGA
- a CDS encoding DUF3575 domain-containing protein, protein MHGVAGVMTALLLAAASNEGEAATSATVPLFEPRRMFVGVTVPLMDRNGFSVEGEREVDEHVSVNLGLRVAFDLETWNGLLGESDEAYLRVGLEPGARFYLTGSSLNGMWVGPRLEVAHGWRELNDGEHPVRSLERAWSVGGAVLTGYSLRLGRGFTVQAALGVGLTYERGTVSEPTTLTSGGGLLELRTRYDDWSAGPRGQLAVGWTF, encoded by the coding sequence ATGCACGGTGTGGCGGGAGTGATGACGGCACTGCTGCTGGCCGCGGCGAGCAACGAGGGTGAGGCGGCCACGAGCGCCACCGTGCCCCTGTTCGAGCCGCGCCGGATGTTCGTGGGCGTGACGGTGCCGCTGATGGACCGCAACGGGTTCTCGGTGGAGGGGGAGCGGGAGGTGGACGAGCACGTCAGCGTGAACCTGGGACTGCGGGTGGCCTTCGACCTGGAGACGTGGAATGGCCTGCTGGGCGAGTCGGACGAGGCGTACCTGCGGGTGGGGCTCGAGCCCGGGGCGCGCTTCTATCTGACGGGCTCCTCGCTGAATGGGATGTGGGTGGGTCCCCGGCTCGAGGTGGCGCATGGGTGGCGGGAGTTGAATGACGGGGAGCACCCGGTGCGCTCGTTGGAGAGGGCGTGGAGCGTGGGAGGCGCGGTACTCACGGGCTACAGCCTGCGCCTGGGTCGGGGCTTCACGGTGCAGGCCGCGTTGGGCGTGGGTCTGACGTATGAGCGCGGCACGGTGAGCGAGCCCACGACGCTGACGAGTGGTGGTGGGTTGTTGGAGCTGCGCACTCGCTATGACGATTGGAGCGCGGGCCCTCGCGGGCAGCTCGCCGTGGGATGGACGTTCTGA